The following coding sequences lie in one Mucilaginibacter sp. KACC 22773 genomic window:
- the dprA gene encoding DNA-processing protein DprA, translated as MIYNTALSFVKNLGPVAAKSLMAYLGSAEQVFKTSPLKMASIPGIGEKRASQWDFNEALRLAEKELEFAAKHGIELIFYTDARYPKRLKNCGDSPILLYSKGKMELNMPKVISIVGTRNATDYGKQLCRQLIEELQQYNVLIASGLALGIDVAAHKECLRLNVPTVGVLGHGLDRMYPSQNRATAEKMLENGGLLTEYPSGTIPDRENFPQRNRIVAGMADATVVIEAGLKGGALITAEIANSYNRDVFAFPGRLDDVYSEGCNFLIRNNKAALLTCMADLAFSLGWEKDENLKPTEQFMLPLDLTKDESLIFDILQQHKAPLAIDELTIKANMPMSSLAMNLLNMEMQGYIRSLPGKTYRVN; from the coding sequence ATGATCTATAATACCGCTTTATCATTTGTTAAAAACTTAGGCCCTGTTGCGGCCAAATCATTGATGGCTTATTTAGGCAGCGCCGAGCAGGTTTTTAAAACATCACCCTTAAAAATGGCTTCTATACCCGGCATTGGCGAGAAACGGGCAAGCCAATGGGATTTTAATGAAGCGTTGCGCCTGGCCGAAAAGGAATTGGAATTTGCCGCTAAACATGGCATCGAATTAATATTTTATACCGACGCCCGGTATCCAAAACGTTTAAAAAATTGTGGCGATTCGCCTATACTATTATATAGTAAGGGTAAAATGGAACTGAACATGCCCAAAGTGATCAGTATAGTTGGCACCCGCAACGCTACTGATTACGGCAAGCAATTATGCAGGCAACTGATAGAGGAGTTACAGCAATATAATGTATTAATAGCGAGTGGCCTTGCCCTTGGGATTGACGTTGCTGCCCATAAAGAATGCCTGCGGTTGAATGTGCCAACGGTAGGGGTGCTGGGCCACGGCCTCGATAGGATGTACCCCAGCCAAAACCGTGCGACTGCCGAAAAAATGCTGGAAAACGGTGGCTTGCTTACCGAATACCCATCGGGCACTATCCCCGACAGGGAAAACTTCCCCCAACGAAACCGGATTGTTGCCGGCATGGCCGATGCCACGGTTGTGATAGAAGCAGGCCTTAAGGGCGGCGCACTCATAACCGCCGAAATTGCCAACTCCTATAACCGGGATGTGTTCGCATTCCCCGGCAGGCTGGATGATGTGTATTCGGAAGGGTGTAACTTTCTGATCCGCAACAATAAAGCAGCACTGCTTACCTGCATGGCCGACCTGGCCTTTAGCCTTGGCTGGGAAAAAGACGAAAACCTGAAACCCACCGAACAGTTTATGCTGCCGCTGGATTTAACCAAAGACGAGAGCCTGATATTTGATATTTTACAACAACATAAAGCCCCGTTGGCTATTGACGAACTTACCATAAAGGCCAACATGCCCATGAGCTCGCTGGCCATGAACCTGCTCAACATGGAAATGCAGGGCTATATCCGTAGTTTGCCGGGGAAAACTTATCGGGTGAATTGA
- the rfaE2 gene encoding D-glycero-beta-D-manno-heptose 1-phosphate adenylyltransferase — MRIDLEKTLTGKINDLSSLKTLVQSWQSEGKKVVFTNGVFDLLHIGHITYLAKAAELGDKLIIGLNADSSVRRIKGESRPVNDQNSRAAILAALFFVDGIVVFEEDTPLNLISTLLPDYLVKGADYSVENIVGSKEVIANGGEVKTINFVEGYSSTSIINKIRNQIS; from the coding sequence ATGAGAATCGACCTCGAAAAAACACTTACCGGAAAAATTAATGATTTGTCATCGCTTAAAACCCTGGTACAAAGCTGGCAAAGCGAAGGAAAAAAAGTGGTATTTACCAATGGCGTGTTCGATTTATTGCATATTGGCCACATTACCTACCTGGCCAAAGCTGCCGAACTGGGCGATAAACTGATCATCGGGCTTAATGCCGATAGCTCTGTGAGACGCATCAAGGGCGAAAGCAGGCCGGTTAACGACCAAAATAGCCGCGCAGCAATATTAGCGGCATTGTTTTTTGTAGATGGCATAGTTGTGTTTGAGGAAGATACACCGCTAAATTTAATCAGTACCCTACTACCCGACTATTTGGTGAAAGGCGCCGATTATTCGGTAGAAAATATAGTTGGATCAAAAGAAGTGATTGCCAATGGCGGCGAGGTTAAAACCATTAATTTTGTAGAAGGCTATTCCTCAACGTCGATAATCAACAAAATCAGGAACCAAATTTCCTGA
- a CDS encoding sigma-54-dependent Fis family transcriptional regulator → MKKTKLSESNLPAPSMAGLEQERSILLELGNDITRVRDKNDLIVLFKKRIKGLFYFTHTIVTLIDYKDETYVPFLLDNEGSPIRSHPRYQEMVKSHFSLNEPFIQTVLEAEEPVSFLLEDILDKPQSPAFLRVNYEEGVREILMTRLMKEGKPMGFIHIYSDKPGSFSSEFRSIIKGIIPQLSSAVSNIIKNEELLDKEKEKSFLLDFSSDIVTVRTKEELARAVRTSLGKLNPPGGFVIRRINEDQTTMSPYVYDLQKAQDPKIVSALEQARYLINDGLQNRVLNNSIPLLFNIDREIQRGITSPYLQYWKQMGFKDIVGIRLRNGETNLGILFLDIGEINVQLLQGICAQISIAMANILAHEQINKKQEEQAFLLNFSNDITQSRTKLDLQNAIFRVLDKTMQTKLAMLRVIDDDGFHLSPFMFDGTLFDKAQIYYGKSLANRVTIEETYTAQVLASKDGLVFNVEEELKTGNTYAKLWQTTGLRNMYALPLRVGDKSIGTIWLLANRLSQLLLKGICAQIAVAVANIQANEKLLAYKKQLEVENDYLKEQIKTIYNFSEIIGNGDQMQKVYRLMSLVADSNTTVMVSGETGTGKELIGRAIHNASPRRDKLMVKVNCAALPANLIESELFGHEKGAFTGAIDRRIGKFELANNSTLFLDEIGELPLEAQAKLLRVIQERELERIGGKQTIKIDVRLIAATNRNLEEEVKAGRFRSDLYFRLNVFPISLPPLRDRSEDIEALTHFFVKKHSRNTGRRIRKIAPKVIQQLRSYTWPGNVRELEHLLERSILLTTDGILQDVYIPRNMNSEKHDEADLLNRSLEEVERSYIIEALKRCSGKISGAGGAAEILKIPGNTLHSKMKKLGISKSDYFA, encoded by the coding sequence ATGAAAAAGACAAAACTTTCCGAATCAAATTTGCCGGCCCCCTCAATGGCCGGCCTTGAGCAGGAAAGAAGTATCTTGCTGGAACTGGGGAACGATATTACCCGGGTTAGGGACAAGAATGATCTTATTGTACTTTTTAAAAAAAGGATCAAAGGGTTATTTTATTTTACTCATACGATTGTTACCCTTATTGACTATAAGGACGAAACATACGTCCCTTTCCTGCTTGACAATGAAGGCTCTCCCATCCGGTCGCATCCAAGATACCAGGAAATGGTTAAGTCTCATTTTTCCTTGAACGAGCCCTTTATCCAGACGGTATTAGAGGCAGAAGAACCTGTATCTTTTCTACTGGAAGATATATTGGACAAGCCGCAAAGCCCCGCTTTTCTCCGCGTTAATTACGAAGAAGGCGTAAGAGAAATTTTAATGACGCGGCTTATGAAAGAAGGAAAGCCCATGGGCTTTATTCATATTTATTCAGATAAACCCGGCAGTTTTAGCAGCGAATTCAGGAGCATTATTAAAGGCATTATACCCCAGTTGTCGAGCGCCGTATCTAATATTATCAAAAATGAGGAACTGCTTGATAAGGAAAAAGAAAAATCATTCCTTCTTGACTTTAGCAGCGATATCGTAACCGTAAGGACGAAGGAAGAGCTTGCCCGCGCTGTCCGCACGTCATTAGGCAAGTTAAATCCACCGGGAGGCTTTGTCATTCGCCGGATCAATGAAGATCAGACGACCATGAGCCCTTATGTGTACGATCTTCAAAAGGCACAAGATCCCAAAATAGTGAGTGCGCTTGAGCAAGCCCGGTACCTCATCAATGACGGACTTCAAAATCGTGTATTAAATAACTCAATCCCTTTGCTATTTAACATAGACAGGGAAATACAACGCGGCATCACCTCACCTTATTTACAATATTGGAAGCAGATGGGGTTTAAAGACATTGTAGGTATCCGGTTGCGCAACGGGGAAACCAACCTTGGAATTTTGTTCCTCGACATCGGGGAGATCAATGTGCAGCTGTTGCAAGGTATTTGCGCACAAATATCCATCGCTATGGCTAATATTCTGGCGCATGAGCAAATCAATAAAAAACAGGAAGAGCAGGCCTTTTTGCTGAATTTCAGCAACGATATTACACAGTCGAGAACGAAGCTGGATTTGCAAAATGCCATTTTCAGGGTGTTGGATAAAACAATGCAAACAAAACTCGCCATGCTGCGGGTGATAGATGATGACGGCTTTCACCTGAGCCCATTTATGTTTGACGGTACATTGTTTGACAAAGCCCAAATCTATTACGGTAAAAGCCTGGCCAACCGGGTCACCATTGAAGAAACCTACACGGCGCAGGTGCTTGCAAGTAAGGATGGATTGGTGTTTAATGTAGAAGAAGAATTAAAAACCGGTAATACATACGCGAAGCTGTGGCAAACAACCGGCTTGAGAAATATGTACGCCCTGCCATTACGTGTGGGCGACAAAAGCATAGGCACCATCTGGCTGCTGGCAAACCGGCTGAGCCAGTTGCTGCTGAAAGGGATATGTGCCCAAATAGCTGTTGCTGTTGCCAATATACAGGCTAATGAAAAATTGCTGGCCTACAAAAAACAGCTGGAAGTAGAAAATGATTATCTGAAAGAACAGATCAAAACCATTTACAACTTCTCGGAAATAATTGGCAATGGCGACCAGATGCAAAAAGTATATCGCCTGATGTCATTGGTGGCCGATTCCAATACTACTGTGATGGTATCAGGCGAAACAGGAACAGGAAAGGAGCTGATTGGAAGAGCCATTCACAACGCATCGCCGCGCCGCGATAAGCTGATGGTAAAGGTCAATTGCGCCGCGTTGCCGGCAAATCTTATTGAGAGCGAATTGTTTGGTCATGAAAAGGGCGCCTTTACCGGGGCCATTGACCGGCGCATAGGTAAATTTGAGCTGGCCAATAACAGTACGTTGTTCCTTGATGAAATTGGCGAACTGCCGCTTGAAGCACAGGCTAAATTGCTGCGTGTAATACAAGAACGTGAACTGGAACGAATTGGAGGTAAGCAAACCATAAAGATAGATGTAAGGCTGATTGCCGCAACTAACCGCAACCTGGAAGAAGAGGTAAAGGCCGGCCGTTTTCGCTCAGATCTGTATTTTCGGCTAAATGTATTTCCCATCAGCCTCCCCCCTCTTCGTGACAGATCGGAGGATATTGAAGCCCTTACCCATTTTTTTGTAAAGAAACACAGCAGAAATACCGGCCGCAGGATCAGGAAAATTGCACCAAAAGTAATACAGCAGTTACGCAGCTACACCTGGCCGGGCAATGTACGCGAATTGGAACATTTACTGGAACGCAGTATATTATTAACAACCGACGGTATATTGCAAGATGTATATATACCCAGGAATATGAATTCAGAAAAGCACGACGAGGCTGATCTCTTAAACCGCTCGCTGGAGGAAGTTGAACGTAGTTATATTATTGAAGCATTGAAACGGTGTTCCGGCAAAATTTCAGGTGCAGGCGGCGCCGCCGAAATTTTGAAAATTCCCGGCAATACTTTACACTCCAAAATGAAAAAATTAGGCATCAGCAAGAGCGATTATTTTGCCTGA
- a CDS encoding D-sedoheptulose 7-phosphate isomerase, with product MVLKELIDHQNTIQLVIDTLQGDIETACEMMTTTLKNGNKVLFAGNGGSAADAQHLAAELTGRFVKERKALPGIALTVDTSAMTAIANDYHYDRVFARQVEAYAKPGDLFIGISTSGNSQGILNAFETAAQYGCKTLGLSGKDGGKMNGNCDLNIVVPSNTTARIQEMHILIGHIMCQAVDNMFD from the coding sequence ATGGTTTTAAAAGAGCTTATAGATCATCAAAACACGATACAACTGGTAATTGACACCCTGCAGGGTGATATTGAAACAGCCTGTGAAATGATGACCACTACTTTAAAAAATGGCAACAAGGTATTATTTGCCGGTAATGGCGGCAGTGCGGCGGACGCACAGCACCTTGCGGCCGAATTAACCGGCCGCTTTGTGAAAGAACGGAAAGCCCTGCCAGGGATAGCTTTAACGGTAGATACTTCGGCAATGACTGCTATTGCCAATGATTATCATTACGATAGAGTATTTGCACGCCAGGTTGAGGCATATGCCAAACCGGGCGATCTGTTTATCGGTATATCTACCAGCGGCAATAGCCAGGGAATTTTAAATGCCTTTGAAACGGCTGCGCAATATGGCTGCAAAACTTTAGGGTTATCCGGCAAGGATGGCGGTAAAATGAATGGCAATTGCGATTTAAACATTGTTGTACCATCAAACACCACAGCCCGTATCCAGGAAATGCATATCCTGATAGGCCATATCATGTGCCAGGCGGTTGATAACATGTTTGATTAA
- a CDS encoding DUF2200 domain-containing protein, translated as MNKIDIHNERIAKMTFASVYPLYLVKVEKKGRTKEELHQVIAWLTGFNDEKLKDLIEQKATFETFFQVASLNPNAHLITGVICGYRVEEIENPLTQQVRYLDKLVDELAKGRKMEKILRNP; from the coding sequence ATGAACAAGATCGATATACACAATGAGCGTATTGCAAAAATGACTTTTGCCTCGGTTTACCCTTTGTACCTGGTAAAAGTGGAGAAGAAAGGTAGAACAAAGGAAGAATTACATCAGGTTATCGCATGGCTAACTGGCTTTAATGACGAGAAACTAAAAGACCTGATTGAACAAAAAGCAACTTTTGAAACCTTTTTTCAGGTGGCTTCGCTAAATCCCAATGCACACCTTATTACGGGAGTAATCTGTGGGTATCGGGTAGAGGAAATCGAGAATCCTTTGACACAGCAGGTTAGATACTTAGATAAGTTGGTAGATGAGCTGGCGAAGGGACGGAAGATGGAGAAGATATTACGGAACCCTTGA
- the rfaE1 gene encoding D-glycero-beta-D-manno-heptose-7-phosphate kinase, with protein sequence MTNELMSLKNKVHAIQSSGVKPKILVIGDLMVDHYIIGGATRLSPEAPVPIVNVKKETYTLGGAGNVVQNLVSLGAGVSVAGVIGDDAAAIQVFDILANEGVQTLSIIKDSSRPTTVKTRVLAGSHQLVRVDREVTDTVSAAIEDELIGKLGKYIEQADMVILSDYNKGLFSPSLTQRVIIEATKQGKKVVIDPKGLNYEKYKGAFIIKPNRKELAEAAKVEKINSTESLQEASKVIFGQTGSEYIVVTLSEEGMVIISETEYTALPVKATEVFDVTGAGDTVLATMTYFIASGLSVEEACELANHAAAIVIRHVGSATTTIDEIIEDMGMS encoded by the coding sequence ATGACTAATGAACTAATGAGCTTAAAGAATAAAGTACACGCCATACAATCATCAGGAGTAAAACCGAAAATACTCGTTATAGGAGATTTGATGGTTGACCATTATATAATAGGCGGAGCCACAAGGCTTTCGCCAGAGGCTCCGGTGCCCATTGTGAACGTAAAAAAAGAAACTTACACCCTTGGCGGTGCCGGTAACGTAGTGCAAAACCTGGTATCCCTTGGTGCAGGCGTTTCCGTGGCCGGCGTAATTGGAGATGATGCCGCAGCAATACAGGTATTTGATATCCTGGCTAACGAAGGGGTACAAACACTCAGTATTATTAAGGATAGCAGCCGCCCCACTACGGTTAAAACCAGGGTATTGGCAGGCAGTCACCAACTGGTGCGGGTGGATAGGGAGGTAACAGATACCGTTTCTGCAGCTATTGAAGATGAATTGATTGGCAAATTAGGCAAATATATTGAACAGGCCGATATGGTAATATTGTCTGATTACAACAAAGGCCTTTTTTCGCCATCGTTAACCCAAAGAGTTATCATCGAGGCTACCAAACAGGGTAAAAAAGTGGTAATTGACCCGAAGGGACTCAATTACGAAAAGTATAAAGGTGCATTTATTATCAAACCAAACCGTAAGGAACTGGCCGAAGCAGCTAAAGTAGAAAAGATAAATTCGACTGAAAGCCTGCAGGAGGCATCGAAAGTTATTTTTGGACAAACGGGCTCTGAATACATCGTGGTTACTCTATCGGAAGAAGGGATGGTGATAATAAGCGAAACGGAGTACACAGCCTTGCCTGTAAAAGCCACCGAAGTGTTTGACGTAACCGGCGCCGGTGATACGGTTTTGGCAACCATGACCTATTTTATCGCCTCCGGATTATCTGTTGAAGAAGCATGTGAGTTAGCAAACCACGCGGCAGCAATAGTGATACGCCACGTAGGCAGCGCCACAACAACTATCGACGAAATTATTGAAGATATGGGAATGAGCTGA
- a CDS encoding glycosyltransferase family 9 protein produces MKILVIRFSSMGDIIYTTPIVRCIKKQVPDAEVHFLTKPAFKYIYDNNPYVDKLLLLKPSLSDTINDIKAEKYDHIVDLHNNLRTAIIKLRTGIKATTYKKQPIRKWLSLKFKLKLIAPTHLVDRYLEAAKPLGVTNDAQPIDYYVKAEHQLSKLLPPSHQNGYIAFVIGATHFTKRMPNEKIISICSQLKLPVVLLGGNDVKANGDIVAAAIGTHIYNACGVTTLDESVYLVSKAESIIGFDTGLTHIAEAFNKPIVSVWGGTVPELLGVQPYMVKDVLVAAIDLDCRPCSKFGLEKCPLGHFKCMNDMPEDSIIDFVNR; encoded by the coding sequence ATGAAGATACTGGTAATCCGCTTTAGTTCGATGGGTGATATTATATATACAACCCCCATTGTACGTTGTATTAAAAAGCAGGTTCCTGATGCCGAAGTACATTTTTTAACCAAACCGGCGTTTAAGTATATTTATGACAACAATCCCTATGTTGATAAACTACTGCTGTTAAAGCCTTCTCTTTCAGATACTATTAACGACATTAAGGCCGAAAAATACGATCATATTGTCGATTTACATAACAACCTGCGCACCGCAATTATTAAACTGCGCACGGGCATAAAAGCCACAACCTACAAAAAGCAACCCATAAGGAAATGGCTCAGCTTAAAATTTAAATTAAAGCTTATCGCCCCTACCCACCTGGTTGACAGGTACCTGGAAGCCGCAAAACCATTGGGCGTTACCAACGATGCCCAGCCCATTGATTACTACGTTAAAGCCGAGCATCAGCTAAGTAAACTACTTCCCCCCTCGCATCAAAACGGCTATATCGCCTTTGTAATAGGCGCCACGCATTTCACCAAACGGATGCCGAATGAAAAAATCATCAGTATTTGCAGTCAGCTTAAATTGCCTGTTGTGCTATTGGGCGGTAATGATGTTAAAGCTAATGGCGATATCGTCGCCGCTGCCATCGGTACTCATATCTATAATGCCTGCGGGGTAACCACTCTGGACGAATCGGTTTACCTGGTATCCAAAGCCGAAAGTATCATAGGGTTTGACACCGGCCTTACCCACATTGCCGAAGCTTTTAACAAACCCATTGTATCTGTTTGGGGCGGCACCGTACCCGAGCTGCTTGGCGTACAGCCCTATATGGTTAAAGATGTACTGGTTGCCGCCATCGACCTGGATTGCCGCCCATGCTCAAAATTCGGGCTGGAGAAATGCCCGCTGGGGCATTTTAAATGCATGAATGATATGCCTGAGGATAGTATTATTGATTTTGTAAACCGGTAA
- a CDS encoding SDR family oxidoreductase has protein sequence MKIVVIGGTGLIGSKVVSKLRQQGHQVIAASPDTGINTITGAGLAEAMNNTDVVVDLANSPSFEDKAVLEFFQTAGRNLLAAEINAGVKHHVALSIVGVDIMQNIGYMRAKKAQEDLIKQSGVPYTIIRSTQFLEFLAGIANQATNGSEVHLSDVLFQPIAAEDVASFVAKYALAAPINGETEIAGPERFALYEIVARYLQYTNDPRQVLSDGKPSYFGGEISHAALVPAGQAELGAINFEKWWSYQLQKA, from the coding sequence ATGAAAATCGTAGTCATTGGAGGCACAGGCCTCATCGGAAGCAAAGTAGTTTCAAAACTTCGCCAGCAGGGGCACCAGGTTATAGCTGCCTCGCCAGACACAGGTATCAACACCATCACGGGAGCAGGGCTGGCCGAGGCCATGAACAATACCGATGTGGTTGTAGACCTGGCAAATTCTCCGTCTTTTGAAGATAAAGCTGTTCTGGAATTCTTCCAGACGGCCGGCCGCAATTTACTGGCTGCAGAAATCAATGCCGGTGTAAAACATCACGTGGCGCTTTCCATTGTTGGGGTCGACATCATGCAGAACATTGGTTACATGCGGGCCAAAAAAGCTCAGGAAGACCTTATCAAGCAATCGGGAGTGCCTTACACTATTATCCGGAGCACCCAGTTTTTAGAGTTCCTGGCAGGTATCGCCAACCAGGCTACTAATGGAAGTGAAGTACATCTTTCCGATGTTCTGTTCCAACCTATCGCTGCAGAAGATGTAGCCTCCTTTGTAGCCAAATACGCCCTGGCGGCCCCTATTAATGGCGAAACGGAAATAGCCGGTCCCGAACGCTTTGCCTTGTATGAAATAGTGGCCCGGTATCTGCAGTATACAAACGATCCACGCCAGGTGTTATCCGACGGCAAACCATCGTACTTCGGCGGAGAAATTAGCCATGCAGCATTGGTACCGGCCGGGCAGGCGGAGCTGGGAGCCATTAACTTTGAAAAATGGTGGAGCTACCAACTGCAAAAGGCCTGA
- a CDS encoding porin family protein: protein MKKTFLALLLSCSSLAAFAQLPAIGIKGGVNFATMQASGTQANVVAGTNTIANSSTVTSFNFGVFVDVKLGHFSLQPAVNFTGKGGTFNGFTGTLPNGSKSEVYTKYNLYYVQVPVNIVYHIPFVVGEFYIGAGPFVGMGVYGRKNLSADNNNNGTHTAISSSDKITFGDNGDIRSDEYGAGAITGVKLKGGLLFNLNYDMGLSNVAPDQAGNKFKNHVFGASVGFVF, encoded by the coding sequence ATGAAGAAAACTTTCCTTGCCTTGCTTTTATCTTGCTCATCATTAGCCGCCTTCGCGCAACTGCCTGCTATTGGCATTAAGGGCGGTGTAAATTTTGCAACCATGCAGGCATCGGGCACGCAGGCCAATGTAGTTGCCGGCACCAACACCATTGCCAACAGCAGCACGGTAACATCTTTTAATTTCGGCGTTTTTGTTGATGTTAAACTTGGGCATTTTTCATTGCAGCCAGCTGTTAATTTTACCGGTAAAGGCGGCACATTCAATGGCTTTACCGGTACGCTCCCTAACGGATCAAAAAGCGAGGTGTATACCAAATACAATTTGTATTATGTGCAGGTCCCCGTTAATATAGTTTACCATATACCTTTTGTGGTAGGCGAATTTTATATTGGCGCAGGCCCTTTTGTGGGTATGGGTGTTTATGGCCGAAAAAATCTATCGGCCGATAACAATAATAATGGTACACATACCGCCATATCCAGCAGCGATAAAATCACGTTTGGCGATAACGGCGATATCAGATCGGACGAGTATGGCGCCGGCGCCATCACGGGCGTCAAACTGAAAGGCGGACTGCTCTTCAACCTGAATTACGACATGGGCCTATCAAACGTAGCGCCAGACCAGGCTGGTAACAAGTTCAAAAACCATGTTTTCGGTGCTTCCGTAGGCTTTGTTTTTTAA
- a CDS encoding SixA phosphatase family protein: MKKLLLIRHAKATHESGYADFDRPLKQVGKEDAVLMASILKGQSIIPQIIVTSPALRTQTTADIFTAQMQLPSAGTDKRIYEANEYTWVKVINGLPNEYDFIGVVGHNPGISQVLYYLTGQYRDLPTCAVALITFDNDTWESISGEDGHLTFFDSPKG, translated from the coding sequence ATGAAAAAATTGCTGCTCATCCGCCATGCCAAAGCCACACATGAAAGTGGCTACGCTGATTTTGACCGACCATTAAAGCAGGTGGGCAAAGAGGACGCCGTGCTCATGGCGTCGATATTAAAAGGGCAATCCATTATACCGCAAATAATAGTAACAAGCCCGGCGCTGCGTACGCAAACCACAGCAGATATTTTTACGGCACAAATGCAGCTACCCAGCGCCGGCACCGATAAAAGAATTTACGAAGCCAACGAATACACCTGGGTAAAAGTGATTAACGGACTGCCAAACGAATATGATTTTATTGGTGTTGTAGGCCATAACCCCGGCATCAGCCAGGTATTATATTACCTTACCGGCCAGTACCGCGATTTGCCAACCTGCGCCGTTGCCCTCATCACTTTTGATAACGACACCTGGGAATCCATCAGCGGCGAAGATGGCCACTTAACTTTTTTTGATTCGCCGAAGGGGTGA